The genomic region GTGATATACTTGATTTATCTCTCAATCTATAATCTATATACCTGCAGAAAGGTTAGAAATTTATCTAATCTAAGCTCTATAGGTGACATTTTAAATTTGGCGTATTTCTCCCCTGCGTAGGTTAGTAGTGTCATCCTTATAGGCCAGCAGCGTCGTCCTCTATTTTGATAGAATTTCGAATTGAATTTTTATAggcttattcaccccccctctaggcctcCATCCTATTCCAGGAGATCCTACAATGTGATATTTTGATGAAAAATGACCCTTATACCCTTGAAACGATGTATTGAGATACATAATGTAGTTTTGTGTGTAATTTTCATTAGTAAAAGGGGTGAAATCAACATCCATTACATAATAGTTTTTAAACACTAATAATTCATCGAGTTCAAATATATATGTCAGAATCATTCTAGTTCCAAGTTAAGGAGATTGTTGTTGCTAACTCACCACAAAACACATCCATAGGTTGTGCATTAGGCAATATAGTAGATCCATTGGATAGAACTACATATTTGCTATACAATTTGATATTCTAGTCGCCATGGCTACACTCTCCCTGGGCGTGAATGACATGCCCTACCTACCCTCCACGGCCTTGGTTGTGCCCCCTTGCAGATGCGGTCCGTATCGGCGCGGGATAGCCTTACGCAAAGAGGCACGGATGGCCGACAAACATGGGGAGATGGTGTTGTCGGGTTGGGGATGAAGTCATGAATTGTTGTGTGAGGAGAACATCTAGATCCATAATGTCCATCCTCCCTTCGCCCTGATGGTCCTCTCCCATGGTTGGGTGGGGGCGAAGGGATCGGAGGAGAGAGGAGGCATAGGGGATTGAGGGGTTTTTTATAGTGGTAAAGATGAGGACATCTAAATCTTCAATTCATGAAGTACCCTTTCTCCGCTGCAAGAAATTTGTGAAGTTCTCCTCAACTTCATATTTTTTTAGTGAAGAGGTTGGATTGATTTGGATGTCGGTTTGTAAAGTTGAGCTGAAGCAGTTCCAAAAATGCCCTAAAAATGAACAAATCCCATCCTAAATGCCACTAGCAATCTAAAGAATATTTCTGTATCTCATGACTTGAAGTCTGAGGCTGAACATTGTCGTGTGGTGTTCAGCCACGTAATAATACTTAAATATGAGATACAATAATAATTTGTTTACACCCATTCATGTCAATCAGTGCACAAAAAGTAACCTCGATGTATtgtctactactactgctactactaattAGGTACACATCATAATCCTCTCACCAAACCTCTCCATGAACTTTGCCACCGACCAGGTATATATCGGTCGGACCcacctgccattctttgaaagtTTCACAAGATCTCTTCTCAAGCAAGGCCGCAGCACAAGCATTGCTTACGCCGTGAGCAACCAGTCCAGTCAGCATTTGTCGACgtccctccacttgaggtactcgACTCCGGCGTGGTAGTGCGCGTACGCGCCGGCGATGACGAAGAGGTGGAACAGCTGGTGGCTATGTCCGACTAGGTCGAACCTCCCGGGCGCCCACCGCTCGGGGACGCGCGCGGCGTACACGGCGACGCCGAGGCCGTAGAGCACGCCCATGAGCGCCTCGTACCCCGCCGAGGCTACGGCGCCGGGCGCCGTGCCGCCGTAGAGGAGCAGCTTGTGCGCGATGGGCACGGCGCCCGACGCGCCCATGCAGGAGAAGAGCGCGGCGCGGAGCGGGCGCAGCTCAGGCGCCTGGAACGCGGGGACCAGCGACGCCGTCACGGCGGCGGCGCCCAGCGCCGTGATGGAGCCCATGTAGAGCCGCTGCAGCGCCGGGTTGCAGAGGAAGGAGTAGTAGGCGAGCGGGTAGAAAGAGGTGACGATCAGCGCGGCGATGCCGGCGTAGTCGAGCCGGAGCGTCACGTACGCCGTGCGCTCCGAGTGGCACAGGATCAGGTGACACACGCTGCTCGTCAGCAGGCACACCATCGCGCCGACCAGGTACGCGAACAGCGGCCACCGCGTGATGGGGTCGGCGGCGGTGCCGGCGTCCACGGTGGCCGCCGTACCAGTGCTGCTCTGCATGCAAACACGTACAGATCATCAGATGCTGTTCTTGCCGGATTTAACTTTACTGCAGTAAACACAACAACTACTAGCTAACTCATGTCACCTAATGGAGTAAAAGTGCACCATGAAGGAATTGTCAGTTGTGGTCCCTCCTCAGATCTCAGATTTACTACATTTAATGATTTATTTAAGAGGGCTTTTCTGGTTACATGAAAATTCAACCATGTTTTATAAATCAAACATGACACTCAATTCGTTccaatttataatttatttgactTCTTTTACTACAACTTTAACCGACTCGTCCTATTTAAAAAATTTATAATTATTATAATTTTTACTGTGATATTGTTTATcatataatatactttaagtaTAGTTTTAATTTTTTCGTaaattttttgaataagacgagctaGTCAAACATGGTaaaaaaagtcaaacgaatttAGTATAAAGTAAGTATGAGCATTTGATTAAGCAGAAAAATTACACTTTGGCAACATATATAGTACACTAAATCTGAATTCCGAATGTGTGGTCCAGTGTCAGGTGAATTCCTGAGATCCAGAATTTTATGTTAGTCATAGTGTCAGGTGAATTCCCGAGATCCAGAATTTTATGTTAGTCATAGGTGAAGTGGTAATAGATCATAATCTAAATGATTCTTCACAAAATATTAGAGCCTTAAATAAATTGTAgttaaaaatgaatagaaatagagcctGATTCTAATATAATCCTATCattaaatcttatagtgtaaaatttagagcacaTTGTCACTCCTAGTCATGGGACCTGTTGTCCTCACAGCTCACTACTGTATTTGTTTTATCAATACGCGCACACACCCTATATTTGATTATACATATTTGAATGTTAGAaaaaatactatatatatatatatatatatctatatatatatatatatatatatatatatatatatatctatatatatatatatatatatatatatatatatatatatatatatatatatatatatatatatatatatatatataaaactgCTGCAAATGCAAGTGTCGCTATCTCAATGCATGTAGCAATCATGATTATAACTGCTGCTGACCAAAACAAAACAAATCAAACCGGTCTAGTTGTTGTCCATCACATCAACAAATTTGTAGTAGCTACGGTTGCACTGTTTTGGCTGAAACCGTTACATATACACATCTATCACTCCAAGTTTCAGACACATTTGCAAACCAGCCAATTTTTTACTGCTGCTGCTCGTGCATGACAACCTAATAACTAGCTTGATGACATTTTGCAAAAGCAGAACACAACAGGTAAAGCAGGTTAAAAGCATGCATCAATGCATCAACAAGGTGGTTAAGAACCCTAGCTAGCAGGGAAAGCAGAAAGGACTTGCTGTGTGTGTGCAAATGCAATGCAGATGTAGCCTGCCAGCAGCTAGCTAGCTAAGCTAGCAGCCCATTAAACACATGCCAACTACTAACCCAGAAGTTATTAAGGAAGCCACCTACCTGAGATCAGTACCCTGACAGGGCCCATTAACAACAACAGCACATAACCACATGACACTGACAGTACTCTAGTCCTCCAGCTACTAATTGCTTATAAATTAGTCAAAGACTAAGAATAATAAACATAATCTTCTCCCTCTCATGACAAATTAGTTTCATGTAGGTGCCTAATTTACTATGGTCATCAGCACACTATTTTGAGGACGAATTACTGGCAAAAAAGTCTAGTAATTTTGAGGACCAAAGTTTTCAAATGGGAACTATATGCATGGAaccagtgacttgagagagtacaCGTACTAGCAGCTACTGGACTTGAAAACAAAGAAACAAAAAACAGTCTAGTAATTTGGTACCTGGATCTGGATGGCATGATGATGGGAGGAGGAAGTGTTGGGTGGACAGCTGGTTGGGATCTGCTGCTGACCATCTTCAGACAAAGCAGCAGCAGATGGTGGCAGCAGGAAACACGCTGCAAGTGCCTCGTGCCTCAGCGCTACCGTCATGTTGGCCATCTCCACCAGATCTCCCAGCTGGTATGCAGCGCTGTTACTGCTCCTGCTGCTGCCATTCCTTGGGATCACCATTGCTGTAAAGATTGCCAGGCACAGGAACAGCAGGAACCCTAGCAAATGCCTGGCAGCAGCAAATACACGTGGAGTGCAGGAATTACTGTCTGAAGGATATATTAGTATTAACGACTTAGATAAAAAGTAAATTGAACTGTAGAGAAACACTGATGAGGTCAGGCCAGGGGACTCACGACCAAACATTGAGGGTCTCGTTGTGGATggagaagatgctgaggacggTCTCCTTCATCGGCCACTCGCACCGGTAGTAGCCATGGATGAACTCGTTGTCCTTGAGCCACTCAGGCAGTGCTTCGTACCCGACGAGATCACACTTCCGCTTCTCCTCCTTCTCATCGGTACTGCCATTATTGCAAGCTATGCAGGAAGAAGCAGCCATGAGCTCCTCCTCCAAGCTCACCACCCACCAAGGTCTTCTAGCTAGCTTTTGGAGATGTATAATTCCAGCACACCTCTTGGTTGTAGCCTTGCTCTCTCTGGTGAAGCGCGCAGTGGCCCTGGCCTTTCTTGCATAAGACGACCACACGACACCGTGGTTGTGTTGTGAAGCTGGTCAAGACAAGGAACAATGCATCAGAAGCAATCTAGCTATATATGCTGCCTGGCAATGGTGGTTAGGTTCTGTAAAGGTATCTATAGACTGAAGTTTTGTGTGTGGACATCTGTATGTATGTATCTATCTATCTgcccccctctctccctccctatCTCTATACATTTATATATAGGCACATATAtatagctctctctctctctcttgtgcTTGGAGCCAAACAAGAAGTGCAAGCAATTGGGATCCCTGAGACCATATATATACTAATAATATTCCAATTTGAGTAGTAGATCCCTCCACGTAGATGCGAAGATTCCCATCGGCTATGTGGACTAGTAGTTGGGTTTGGCGTGAGAGAGGCCAGGAGAGAGGTGGTTTAAATTGCTTGTCCCATACCCCATGTGTGTGTTCATGAGAGAGGAGAAATAAAAAAAATTTGTCCCATGTGTCCCTTTCCTGTTCTTTATCAGCAAGTAGGAGTCTTGCATGTATATATTTATGGCTTTCTTGCAGGATTTTGATTTATTTGCACGGAGTACGCGCACTGAGAGCATTGACAATGCGGTGTTTATTTCGTCCAGCTAATCAAATTAAGGAACCGATTCAGATCAACCTCTTTCTTTATTGTTGTTGGTTTGTTACTCGATGGTGGTTGCTTCTTATCTGAACACTGTTTTTTTAGGGAAAGAAATCGTGTTAGATTAGGGCGGTGGACAATTGAGCAAAGGAAACCTAGTCTCAAATCACACGTAACGTAACAACCAAACATGAATTAGAGTTAGGAGATCGAATTATCAAAAGTTTGCTTTACTAGGTATGCATGTGACCGTATGTTGCCACGAGGCGGGGGAGCGTGGGGAGCGGCGCGTAGGctacaaatataattattgtttatttctaaacactaaattACATGTAGTCTGTTGGTTAGCCTCAAATTTCTAGAGTAGAAGGGGTGTGGGTTCAAGTGCTTGTTTTTGCACTATTTTTTGCGGGCGCTGGGCGTGGTGAGGAAGCACCTGGTAGCATCAGGTCCCCACTAGCCAGTTGTTCGTGCTTTTGCTAtggtttttatatatcatataggtggatgcccgtgcgttgcaacgggaccaCTACATTGCAATCATCAATACAATATCGACTTCTATATATGATAGTACAATATGTTGTGACGTCACATAAATTTTTATTTGATAAAATGTTAAGACTATATAGAACAAAATAAATAATACAATGCCGCAAGGGTTTCATCAAACAATGTCACATAGTAACAAGTATGTCACCATATAAAACGAAGAACATGCAAAAACTCTATTCATGTAACCCACCACAATAGAGCCAGAGATAAATGTTCATGAGTTCGAAGGCATTGTAGTGAATGTATGAATGAGCCTAGAATTCTGATTAAGATCCCTTGGTAGTAAAAATTATCTTTCTTCTCGCCACAAGGTAGGACACCGATTGATTCCCATTCTAACGTGAAAACAACATCCTACACGAATCCATAACTATATTAGCATTATATATAAATAAGAAAAATTGTTCACTTGAGCAGGTGAAGACAAGGGCTTACAGAGGGGTTCTGGGGATCTATGTCAAAAGATTTGATAGCATATGCTTTAGCAAGCAATTCAAGGGGTCTCTCATCTCCTAATAGAAAAAGAAGCCACGATAAGCAAAGATGATAAACACTGAACACCGACAATCCGAACACTACATGTACATCTCACTTGCCTTGTTTGACAATTGCAAGGATCCCATCCTCTAAACACACGTCATCACTGGCAAAATATTCTTGTAGACATAGAAGAGATGAGCATCCCACCAGCAAACATTCAAAAATGAGCCATGTTGCAGATATGACTCATGTAATCACACCCATAATACTCATTTGAACTATGTGGTCAATAGGGGTGGACTAAAATTGGAGAGTGGTAAGGGTCAACACACCAGCAATAACATGAACTTTCTGCTCCTCACTATCAGCAATGCAGTGACCTATATCCATACAGCCCATGGTACCAATGGACTATGTCACTGCTCAGACTCACTTATTAGATATATGTGGGTGCAAGAGCATACAATACAGTTACGGACCCTTGTAGGACCAACTCATCTCAAAAAAACTAATTATTGGATGAATTTGGATATCTCATATCATAGGACAAAGTTACTCAAGTATAAAACAGTAAATCACTTTCAGAAAAGATGTAAACCAACACAGACTTCTGATTCTTGATTGCATGAAAAGGTTGCTCATTTAAGAACATTCCTGTGGTCGCCAACCACCTCAAGAACCCTAGGACACGAAGCTTGCAAATGCAATAAACTAACAGAGTTTAGCAGGCATATTAATTAACACAAAGTTATCATGACCATGTATCTAGGCATCTTTGATACAGTACTCCTACTTAAGTTTTCTATACACAAGCTTGATGCATATTAGATATCGTAACAAGAATATAGTACTACAGATATGAATTGAGTTTGGTTTTGGGTAACATTAACATAAGCAAATGAAAAAGGcatcaaagcatttcttctaTTAGAAAATATGTTCCCACTGTACCTTCTTTCCTCGGATGACCACTCTAGGTTCACCTTGGATCACCATGTATTTTGTACCTCCAACAAAAAGACAAGTTGGTGCAAGAGTTCTAGGTTCATCAAAGTCCAACAACTTCCTCATCCTTTAACAGCAACAAGCAGGAAACATAAACATGAGAACTCAGCCAGTCAGTCTAAGAGTGCTTCATATTATATAGATCATAGAAACTTTTAACAGAAGTTCTTAAAACAAAAAAATGTGTCTAAACAAACAccaaaaactgaaatttacaacaaaAGTGCACCTTTTTTGTTCAAGGAAGAAATATCGCATTCAAAACAGAGAGTCTAAGTGCATAATCAAAACAGTAAGTGCTTACAAATATTTAAGAAAGTGCAATCCCTTAACTATGGAGGGTCACAGTTTCTACAAAGACATTTAAAATTAGTACTTCAGGAAAACATTATGATTGCGAAGAGAATAATGAGAATACCCTGGTTACCATGGTTGAGAATAACATCACAATTGCAGCACACTTGAAGTGCTGACACAATCGGGCAGTAGGTAGCTTAACTGGAGAACCTAGAATCCTGTTAAATGAACTAAAATTTATTGAAAAAATGCTGACACGATACTGAAAGGGCACAAAAGATATATGCAACAATCATGAATATCACCTGGTATTTTAGCACATATGTCAAGCAAGATCTTCTTGGTTTCAAGCATTCTAGAAACCTTATTTCCTGCTTCAACTATACACATAAACCGGGTTTCAATGTCCTTCATGCTTGACACAAAATCTTTGGctcgatgagtgatgaactctgaAGGATCCTTTGCCTCTACACATCATCACAGTCTGCTATATATAAAAAGCTTTCACCAATTAGAAATCTTGTTTATGATAATTAATAGTCTTTGCTCCTTAGATCCTATCAACACCAAAAACAATACTTGTGAGACTATAGAACATATAAAATGTAGAAATGAATCTTGACAGAATCGACCAAAACCAAACATAGAGTACTTGGAATTGGAAAACAATATCATGCCCCCTCACTCTCTTTGCCATATGCTTGTTGCCCGAACTGGAGGCCCAAGGgctcatatctaaaaacaagtattagaggagaagaaagtaagtacttggAGTGGTTGATGCAAAATGACCTCAAGCAATTGAATCAATGTGTCACCTGCTTATCATTATTATCGCCTGAGAATAATTCATCACTGGCTGCACCTAAAGATGAACATCTGCCCCAACTTTCTCTGTTAGAGCTTGTGAATGAACATGACTCCTCATTGCGCCTACTTCTTTCATCCTATAAGAAAGGAATGCTTCTGATCAGACATTTTGCAAGCAAGAAGTATATGAGCATCAGTTCTCAAGACTTCTAATGTGTTTCTTAGGACCCTAACTGATGGGACATCTCTATATCACACATACTGCAATAAACAATTTAACACAATGGGCAATCCAGTGGAAGCAAGAGAATGCATCGCATGGGTAAAATTGCTAGACTTGACTAAAAAATATATAGGGTCCAAATTCTGTGCAAACTTACTTGAAGTTATAAAGTGAACTTTACCTGCAATCGTGATCCAACACTATCACTATCAATCTCTGGTCAGTTCATAATGTTGACCAAAATTGAATGCAAATGGCAGCCTAAAAATAGCAGCAATCAGTTGATGTGTCTGTTTCCTTCAGAATGGTGGTTATGTGGACGCTAACACTATAGGAACTATTTCTCATTCTACGCGCAATGGAACAGGTAGGCAAGTACCTAAGTACCTTGCTCATTCTATTTCTTTCACGTCTCTAATCTGTCACCGCACAACATCAATATGTCACCTATCATATCCTATCAACATTAAAAGCTAGAAATAATGCACATATTAAGTGAACCGGTGGAAACAGCCAGTTCATAAGAATGCTATTTGCAAGTAGCAAAACCAAGCAGCAGGCAGTTTACAATGGTGGCTAAAATTGCTTCAAAATAGGAACCTGACAATAGCAGCTTTGTTTTGCTGTCAGTTCATAATGTTGACCAAAATTGAATGCAAATGGCAGCTTTAAAATAGCAGCCTAAAAATAGCAGCAATCAGTTGATGTGTATGTTTCCTTCAGAATGGTGGTTATTTTGAGTGAAAAATAGCAGGAGTCGGTGCATGAGAAGTCTGAGCACAAAAACCATTCATAGTAGACACCATTCCCAGTACTTTGGCACAAGACCATTAATAATAGACAAACTACAAGTTCATACATCCTAACGCAGAAAGACTTTGACAACATTGGGAGAATCCACGCCACACTAAAGAATGACCTCTTTAGATTAGAAGAAATAGAGGAACATGCGTCTTCGAACGATGCAATCGCACTACTACGAGGATCCCTAGAAATTCTCTTATTCCCCCCGCATACAGGATTCATTCCAAGCCAAGGGAAGGCTCATGATTTCGACCGAAGCGGCCGGATTGGAGGTTGAATAGTTTGCTGGTTGTGTCCAGAGAGAGACAGTCTGCCTTCTCTCAGGCTAGGAAGGAGAAAGAGCAATATAAGTCCGCCAATTTGTATAATAGAATGGCAAAAAGTTACAGTTCGACATATATTTGATTCTGAATGTTTGAAGCCATTAATACAATTGTTGCTATTTGAACTTAGATTTCAGAGGCCAAATAATTATGGTATCTGCAGAGTTGGGCAAGTGTCTTAATCTGGTTTTGGGACTGGTTTCACccatgacattttcatttttagCAGATAGAGCCTCTCTGCAAAATATAGTGGTAATGTTTGTCTCATTTACTCCTTGTTTAGATCCTAATCAGATGGGAGCCACCACCAACATTGGATAAGTACTGTTTATAGTCAATTGTTTTATAAGTACTCTCTGTATCTGTTTTATACTGATTTTTAACTATCTTGAAAACCCTAATTCCAAATAGGTTCTTAATGTAAAGCTCCAACTAAATTATCTAAAACTAAAACATAAAATTGCATTATGTTTCCTGTTTATAGATTGAAATAGCAGTCTTTTAAAAATGACTTTTTAGATTCATTTATATTTTCTGTTTATAGATTTAAACAACAACCTTTGAAGGCTGACCAAAAAACCTTAAGGATTTATTCTTTGGAGTGACTCCTTGATTCTTAGATGACTTCAAACAGAAAAGTCACTGTAATGCAACATTAGACCACACTCTATGATGACAAGAACATTGATCCATAAAacaaataaaattataaaatgCAGATATCAAGGAGAGACAATCGGTATGGACCTATTTGGGTTATCTGGGAGAGACCAACATCCAATGAAAGATGGACATGTGAATATATTTTTACAATCCTTGATGCTCTTTTTTAGACGCTTCGCGCTCGTGTAACTACTAAGGTGGAAGAAAAGAGGTTGGAGCTGTTGTACATTCAGTGGACTGAGCACCATAAAAGGTTGTCCAATTTCTTAAGGTAGCTTTGCTACTTTGCATCATTCTTCATTTTGAGTTAGACCCAAAAATTGGAACCCTCATTTTCTTTACATAAGCTGTTTCCCATGTTTGTGCAGTAATTCTACTATCTTGTTTGAATGATCTGTTATTTTCTATGTTCTGCAGGTTATTTTTATTTCTGGTCCAAAAGTGTCCATATTGACAATTAAATTGAGGGAAGATACATTATAATTATGCAGACTTGATGTTTGATAACCATTAGTATATCTATTTACATTGTATACTGATGAACGCCTTCGGCGTCCAGGGGTCACGGATCGACTATATCCTATTCAATTCTCCCCAACTCTGTATCTGTAGCTTATATTTTCACTATACATGGAATTTGGTTCACAGTGGCACCATACTATCTGATCACATACCCAGGGAGTAGAACCAGCATACCACAAACGAGTGCCTGTGCAAAACTAATCT from Zea mays cultivar B73 chromosome 6, Zm-B73-REFERENCE-NAM-5.0, whole genome shotgun sequence harbors:
- the LOC100191658 gene encoding Heptahelical transmembrane protein 4-like; translation: MAASSCIACNNGSTDEKEEKRKCDLVGYEALPEWLKDNEFIHGYYRCEWPMKETVLSIFSIHNETLNVWSHLLGFLLFLCLAIFTAMVIPRNGSSRSSNSAAYQLGDLVEMANMTVALRHEALAACFLLPPSAAALSEDGQQQIPTSCPPNTSSSHHHAIQIQSSTGTAATVDAGTAADPITRWPLFAYLVGAMVCLLTSSVCHLILCHSERTAYVTLRLDYAGIAALIVTSFYPLAYYSFLCNPALQRLYMGSITALGAAAVTASLVPAFQAPELRPLRAALFSCMGASGAVPIAHKLLLYGGTAPGAVASAGYEALMGVLYGLGVAVYAARVPERWAPGRFDLVGHSHQLFHLFVIAGAYAHYHAGVEYLKWRDVDKC
- the LOC100191658 gene encoding heptahelical transmembrane protein 4-like isoform X1, with the translated sequence MQERPGPLRASPERARLQPRACNNGSTDEKEEKRKCDLVGYEALPEWLKDNEFIHGYYRCEWPMKETVLSIFSIHNETLNVWSHLLGFLLFLCLAIFTAMVIPRNGSSRSSNSAAYQLGDLVEMANMTVALRHEALAACFLLPPSAAALSEDGQQQIPTSCPPNTSSSHHHAIQIQSSTGTAATVDAGTAADPITRWPLFAYLVGAMVCLLTSSVCHLILCHSERTAYVTLRLDYAGIAALIVTSFYPLAYYSFLCNPALQRLYMGSITALGAAAVTASLVPAFQAPELRPLRAALFSCMGASGAVPIAHKLLLYGGTAPGAVASAGYEALMGVLYGLGVAVYAARVPERWAPGRFDLVGHSHQLFHLFVIAGAYAHYHAGVEYLKWRDVDKC